Part of the Salinigranum rubrum genome is shown below.
CGGCGCGAGCGCGGTCGGTTCCGCGTCCAGTTGTGCGTCGTCCGCGTCCCGGAGTTCGTCGTACCGGAACGCGAGCCGCTGTCGGCGTCGTTCCTCCCGAGAGGGGCCGTCGTCGCCGTCGCGGCGGGCGTAGTACAGCTGCCGGGGGCAGTACGCCGCCTGCGACACGGCAGTAAAGGTGGGCATCCACGGTGGGGTGGCCGCCCGTTCGTACTTGAACTCTCGGCCAACATCGCGCCGCTCGAACCCAGGTCGTCCCGGTCGCTGTGCCGTCGAGTCTCTCGTCTCGGACGTGACTCGACTGGGCCGTGCTAGCGCGGTGGAACCGTCACGAACGGAGAAAGGTATATCCCGTCGAACAGCGTATCCAGAATTAACAGAAATCTGTCTCATGGTCGAGCTAAGTATCATCATTCCAACCATCAGACCGGAGTCGGAGATCGACTGCCTGCGCTATCTCGACGCGCAGGAGTTCGACGACTACGAGGTGATCATCCGCTCCGATCCTGGTGCCTCCAAAGCCCGGAACGAGGCGATCAAACGGGCGAACAGCGAGAAGCTCGTGTTCCTCGACGACGACTCGATGCCGCGTCCGGGCTACCTGCAGGCGGTGAGTGATGCGCTCGACGAACACGACGTCGTCGCCGGTCGGGTGTTCCAGCCGGACGACGCCGTCATCACCTACAAGCAGTTGCCGTGGTACGACCAGGGCGACGAGGGGAAGTACACCGACCTCGTCGTCGGCTGCAACATGGCGATGCGGAAGTCGGTCATCGACGCCGTCGGTGGGTTCAACGAGACGTTCTTCCACGGCCACGAGGAGACGGAACTGGGCCGGCGCATCAGCCAGCAGTTCGACATCTGGTACGAACCGAGCATGGTCGTCGAGCACTACTACGCCTTCTCCGTCCGGCAGTACTGGGAGAAGTCCTACCGGCACGGGAA
Proteins encoded:
- a CDS encoding glycosyltransferase family 2 protein; this encodes MVELSIIIPTIRPESEIDCLRYLDAQEFDDYEVIIRSDPGASKARNEAIKRANSEKLVFLDDDSMPRPGYLQAVSDALDEHDVVAGRVFQPDDAVITYKQLPWYDQGDEGKYTDLVVGCNMAMRKSVIDAVGGFNETFFHGHEETELGRRISQQFDIWYEPSMVVEHYYAFSVRQYWEKSYRHGKADADWWVVDEVPLSTRLRKCLPWNVLRRQPVETVAMLVLKFGRVRRLTAQLLGLVDIPERRQAHGNASQVRRESSEGISPLSSGRD